In Anopheles gambiae chromosome 2, idAnoGambNW_F1_1, whole genome shotgun sequence, a single window of DNA contains:
- the LOC1279776 gene encoding protein obstructor-E isoform X1: MKYSIVFVVALFGAAVAQESFKCPDDFGFYPHHSSCDKYWKCDNNVAELKTCGNGLAFDATDSKYLTENCDYLHNVDCGDRTQLEPPISTPHCERLYGIFADAAKCDVFWNCWNGEASRYQCSPGLAYDREARVCMWADQVPECKNEEVANGFACPAAGEISNAGSFSRHAHPEDCRKYYICLEGVAREYGCPIGTVFKIGDADGTGNCEDPEDVPGCEDYYGDLDLKSIRKSELLAGLALQSGGAPAATKANVKSNRPAPKDSN, encoded by the exons CTGTCGCTCAGGAGAGCTTCAAGTGTCCGGACGATTTCGGCTTCTACCCGCATCACAGCTCCTGCGACAAGTACTGGAAGTGTGACAACAACGTGGCCGAGCTGAAGACCTGCGGCAACGGTCTCGCCTTCGACGCGACAGACTCCAAATACCTGACCGAGAACTGTGACTACCTGCACAACGTCGACTGTGGCGACCGCACCCAGCTAG AACCACCGATCTCCACTCCCCACTGCGAGCGTCTGTACGGTATCTTTGCGGATGCGGCCAAGTGCGATGTGTTCTGGAACTGCTGGAACGGTGAGGCCTCGCGCTACCAGTGCTCGCCCGGACTGGCCTACGATCGTGAGGCGCGCGTCTGCATGTGGGCCGACCAGGTGCCGGAATGCAAGAACGAAG AAGTAGCGAATGGATTCGCCTGCCCGGCCGCCGGTGAGATCTCCAATGCTGGATCCTTCTCGCGACATGCACACCCGGAGGACTGCCGCAAGTACTACATCTGTCTGGAGGGAGTCGCCCGCGAGTACGGCTGCCCGATCGGAACCGTCTTCAAGATCGGCGATGCTGACGGCACTGGCAACTGCGAAGATCCCGAGGACGTTCCCGGATG CGAAGATTACTACGGTGATTTGGACTTGAAAAGCATCCGCAAGAGCGAACTCCTTGCCGGTCTAGCCCTCCAGTCCGGTGGTGCGCCCGCTGCCACCAAAGCTAACGTTAAGTCGAACCGTCCGGCTCCCAAGGACAGCAACTAA
- the LOC1279776 gene encoding protein obstructor-E isoform X2: MKYSIVFVVALFGAAVAQESFKCPDDFGFYPHHSSCDKYWKCDNNVAELKTCGNGLAFDATDSKYLTENCDYLHNVDCGDRTQLEPPISTPHCERLYGIFADAAKCDVFWNCWNGEASRYQCSPGLAYDREARVCMWADQVPECKNEEVANGFACPAAGEISNAGSFSRHAHPEDCRKYYICLEGVAREYGCPIGTVFKIGDADGTGNCEDPEDVPGCEDYYGDQDIKALQKKGY; encoded by the exons CTGTCGCTCAGGAGAGCTTCAAGTGTCCGGACGATTTCGGCTTCTACCCGCATCACAGCTCCTGCGACAAGTACTGGAAGTGTGACAACAACGTGGCCGAGCTGAAGACCTGCGGCAACGGTCTCGCCTTCGACGCGACAGACTCCAAATACCTGACCGAGAACTGTGACTACCTGCACAACGTCGACTGTGGCGACCGCACCCAGCTAG AACCACCGATCTCCACTCCCCACTGCGAGCGTCTGTACGGTATCTTTGCGGATGCGGCCAAGTGCGATGTGTTCTGGAACTGCTGGAACGGTGAGGCCTCGCGCTACCAGTGCTCGCCCGGACTGGCCTACGATCGTGAGGCGCGCGTCTGCATGTGGGCCGACCAGGTGCCGGAATGCAAGAACGAAG AAGTAGCGAATGGATTCGCCTGCCCGGCCGCCGGTGAGATCTCCAATGCTGGATCCTTCTCGCGACATGCACACCCGGAGGACTGCCGCAAGTACTACATCTGTCTGGAGGGAGTCGCCCGCGAGTACGGCTGCCCGATCGGAACCGTCTTCAAGATCGGCGATGCTGACGGCACTGGCAACTGCGAAGATCCCGAGGACGTTCCCGGATG CGAGGACTATTACGGTGACCAGGACATCAAGGCGCTCCAGAAGAAAGGATATTAA